Proteins found in one Fusobacterium varium genomic segment:
- a CDS encoding glutamine synthetase III gives MNTMLEVFGINYFSELELKSRVPSSIFKKFKSVQLGEAEMSLEVADVIANAVKSWATEKGATHFTHWFQPLTELTAEKHESFIAITSDGTIMSQFSGKELIKGEADTSSFPNGGLRSTFEARGYTAWDTSSPMFLKGEGISKTLYIPTAFVGYNGEALDKKVPLIRSIKAVESQALRIQKLLGDTQTRHIDVTLGAEQEYFLVEKEFWDKRLDLALAGRTLFGNLPPKGQEMNDHYYGTIKERVECFMAELDAELWKVGVMAKTKHNEVAPNQFEIALMFTTANVAVDQNHLTMDIIKKVANRHHLAALLHEKPFQGVNGSGKHCNWSLSTDTGKNLYNPDSLTKDNLQFLLYLMAVIEGVDRYADILRACTATPGNDHRLGGHEAPPAVISIFLGEQLQELLENIGNTEFNESSEEVLDIGMHIPKISKDLSDRNRTSPFAFTGNKFEFRMPGSSASASTPVFMINTIVADILKEYADYLEKTDPTKNINKYIVKLIKDRYPKHKRIIFNGNGYEQAWIDKAKELGLSNLKNTIEGIPVYIREETIALFERHKVLTRNELYSRFKIYSDRFNKQTNIEISTAIRMARNEIYPCISRYITNISQMINSVREALGEEQFIQYDKEHLIKVIGFKNQLKDSITELNEGLRTAMAIADEYERACYYHNELIPVLARMRTVVDSLELLIEKTVWPIPTYYDLLFRL, from the coding sequence ATGAACACAATGCTGGAAGTTTTTGGAATCAACTACTTTTCAGAACTTGAATTAAAAAGTAGAGTTCCTAGTTCAATTTTCAAAAAATTTAAATCTGTTCAACTTGGGGAAGCTGAAATGTCTTTAGAAGTAGCTGATGTTATTGCCAATGCAGTAAAAAGTTGGGCTACTGAAAAAGGAGCTACACACTTTACTCACTGGTTTCAACCTCTTACTGAATTAACTGCAGAAAAACATGAATCTTTTATTGCTATTACATCAGATGGAACTATAATGTCTCAATTCTCTGGAAAAGAGCTTATAAAGGGAGAAGCTGATACATCATCTTTCCCTAATGGAGGATTAAGATCAACTTTTGAAGCTCGTGGATATACAGCTTGGGATACAAGCTCACCTATGTTCTTAAAAGGAGAGGGAATTTCTAAAACTCTATACATTCCTACTGCTTTTGTTGGTTATAATGGAGAAGCATTAGATAAAAAAGTTCCATTAATAAGATCTATAAAAGCTGTTGAATCTCAAGCATTAAGAATTCAAAAATTATTAGGAGATACTCAAACTAGACATATAGATGTTACTCTTGGTGCTGAACAAGAATATTTCCTTGTTGAAAAAGAGTTTTGGGATAAACGTTTAGACTTAGCATTAGCTGGAAGAACTCTTTTTGGTAACTTACCACCTAAAGGTCAAGAGATGAACGATCACTACTATGGAACAATTAAAGAGAGAGTAGAATGTTTCATGGCTGAGCTTGATGCTGAACTTTGGAAAGTTGGAGTTATGGCTAAAACTAAACATAACGAAGTTGCACCTAACCAATTTGAAATAGCACTAATGTTTACTACAGCTAACGTTGCTGTTGACCAAAACCATTTAACTATGGACATCATCAAAAAAGTTGCAAATAGACATCATCTTGCTGCACTTCTTCATGAAAAACCTTTCCAAGGTGTCAATGGTTCTGGAAAACATTGTAACTGGTCACTATCAACAGATACAGGAAAAAATCTATACAATCCAGATTCTCTAACTAAAGATAATCTTCAATTTTTACTATATCTAATGGCTGTTATAGAGGGAGTAGACAGATATGCTGATATCTTAAGAGCATGTACAGCTACACCAGGAAATGATCATAGACTTGGAGGACATGAAGCTCCACCAGCAGTTATCTCTATCTTCTTAGGAGAACAACTTCAAGAACTATTAGAAAATATTGGTAATACAGAATTTAATGAAAGTTCTGAAGAAGTACTAGATATTGGAATGCATATTCCAAAAATTTCTAAAGACTTATCAGATAGAAACAGAACTTCACCTTTTGCATTTACAGGAAATAAATTTGAATTTAGAATGCCTGGATCAAGTGCTTCTGCTTCTACACCAGTATTTATGATCAACACTATAGTTGCTGATATCTTAAAAGAGTATGCTGATTACTTAGAAAAAACAGATCCTACAAAAAATATCAATAAATATATTGTTAAACTTATAAAAGATAGATATCCTAAACACAAAAGAATTATATTCAATGGAAATGGATATGAACAAGCTTGGATAGATAAAGCTAAAGAGCTTGGACTTTCAAATCTAAAAAATACTATTGAAGGAATACCAGTTTATATTAGAGAAGAAACTATTGCTCTTTTTGAAAGACATAAAGTTTTAACAAGAAATGAGTTATACTCAAGATTTAAAATCTACAGTGATAGATTTAATAAACAAACAAATATTGAAATATCTACTGCTATTAGAATGGCAAGAAATGAAATTTATCCTTGTATTTCAAGATATATAACTAATATCTCTCAAATGATTAACAGTGTTAGAGAGGCTCTAGGAGAGGAACAATTTATCCAATATGATAAAGAACATTTAATTAAAGTAATAGGATTTAAAAACCAACTTAAAGACTCTATAACTGAATTAAATGAAGGGCTTAGAACTGCTATGGCTATTGCTGATGAATATGAAAGAGCTTGCTATTACCACAATGAACTTATACCTGTTTTAGCTCGTATGAGAACTGTTG
- the ptsP gene encoding phosphoenolpyruvate--protein phosphotransferase translates to MEIVRGSFAFEGIVTGEVFLDKKKYIDEGITAILDEKDIENEIERFERALELSKESLEDLRTSFAGKMNEHDLEIVTAHMMILDDPVYVSDIKKSIKKDKLRAEEAVRLITNKYVKMFKSIQNPEYRQKELDIKDVGKRITGNLDKRFEDWKKLDGKILVTKEIFPTELLNIYHLGINIKGIVMEYGGETSHLAILAKALEIPTLMGIKNIFSYNWGKDIILDTTEINSCVIIEPDEKTKKEYEELLEKFRLKKEEIQRDADLPTETLDGEKVSLYINASGDLNSDEVKLFKPDGIGLLRTELLYMKNTSFPDEENQFKIYNNIVEKFDKNSSIVIRTLDIGADKQLPYFKMKNETNSFLGLRGIRFSLQNQDIFLTQLKAILRAAYNRNVKIMYPMVTNISELREANKLLERAKKELKQENKLYKEDIEIGVMIEVPSIVMMADVFAQEVDFFSIGTNDLTQYILATDRLSETVSSMYDCYNPAVLRSIAFVKKAADLYGKKVSVCGEMAGDAKAIVAFLSMGIKDLSMVGTSILTARSLIRSLNYEKLKEIKEKILLCHDSKEVKDILIKYIN, encoded by the coding sequence GTGGAAATAGTAAGAGGAAGTTTCGCTTTTGAAGGCATTGTAACTGGAGAAGTTTTTTTAGATAAAAAAAAGTATATAGATGAAGGAATAACAGCAATTTTAGATGAAAAAGATATTGAAAATGAAATTGAAAGATTTGAAAGAGCTTTAGAACTTTCAAAGGAGTCTTTAGAAGATCTAAGAACAAGTTTTGCTGGAAAAATGAACGAACATGATTTAGAAATAGTAACAGCTCATATGATGATACTAGATGATCCAGTGTACGTATCAGATATTAAAAAAAGTATAAAAAAAGATAAATTGAGAGCTGAAGAGGCAGTAAGGCTTATAACTAATAAATATGTAAAGATGTTTAAGAGTATTCAAAATCCTGAATATAGGCAAAAAGAATTAGACATAAAAGATGTAGGAAAAAGAATAACTGGAAATTTAGATAAAAGATTTGAAGATTGGAAAAAATTAGATGGGAAAATATTAGTAACAAAGGAGATCTTTCCAACAGAACTTTTAAATATATACCATTTAGGAATAAATATAAAGGGAATAGTTATGGAATATGGTGGAGAAACATCACATTTAGCTATTCTTGCAAAAGCTTTAGAAATTCCAACATTGATGGGAATAAAAAATATTTTTAGCTATAATTGGGGAAAAGATATAATTTTAGATACTACAGAGATCAATTCTTGTGTTATAATAGAACCAGATGAAAAAACTAAAAAAGAGTATGAAGAGCTTTTAGAAAAATTTAGATTAAAGAAGGAAGAGATTCAGAGAGATGCTGACTTACCAACTGAAACTTTAGATGGAGAAAAAGTTTCATTGTATATAAATGCTAGTGGTGATCTGAATTCAGATGAGGTTAAACTTTTTAAACCAGATGGAATTGGTTTATTAAGAACAGAGCTTTTATATATGAAAAATACATCTTTTCCAGATGAAGAGAATCAATTTAAAATTTACAATAATATAGTAGAAAAATTTGATAAAAATTCTTCTATTGTTATAAGAACTTTGGATATAGGTGCTGATAAACAGTTGCCATATTTTAAGATGAAAAATGAAACAAACTCTTTTTTGGGATTGAGAGGAATAAGATTTAGTTTACAAAATCAAGATATATTTCTTACACAATTAAAAGCTATCTTGAGAGCTGCATATAATAGAAATGTAAAAATTATGTATCCAATGGTTACTAATATATCTGAACTTAGAGAAGCTAATAAACTATTGGAGAGAGCAAAGAAAGAGTTAAAACAAGAAAATAAATTATATAAAGAAGATATAGAAATTGGGGTAATGATTGAAGTTCCATCAATAGTTATGATGGCAGATGTTTTTGCTCAAGAGGTAGATTTTTTCAGTATAGGAACAAATGATTTAACTCAATATATTTTAGCAACAGATAGACTTTCAGAAACTGTGTCTTCAATGTATGATTGTTATAATCCTGCTGTATTACGTTCTATTGCCTTTGTAAAGAAAGCAGCTGACTTATATGGAAAAAAAGTATCAGTTTGTGGAGAAATGGCAGGAGATGCAAAAGCTATAGTTGCTTTTTTAAGTATGGGAATAAAAGATTTAAGTATGGTAGGAACATCAATTTTAACTGCTAGATCTCTAATAAGAAGTTTAAACTATGAAAAACTAAAAGAGATAAAAGAAAAAATATTACTTTGTCACGATTCAAAAGAAGTAAAAGATATTTTAATAAAATATATAAACTAA
- a CDS encoding HPr family phosphocarrier protein yields the protein MKSRIVQIKNKAGLHARPSSLFVQLVTGYDSDITVKCDDEEINGKSIMGLMLLAAECGRKLELIADGPDEDEMLDALVDLIEVKKFNEE from the coding sequence ATGAAAAGTAGAATAGTTCAAATAAAGAATAAAGCAGGTTTACATGCAAGACCATCATCTTTATTTGTACAATTAGTAACAGGATATGATTCTGACATTACAGTTAAATGTGATGATGAAGAGATAAATGGAAAAAGTATAATGGGATTGATGCTATTAGCAGCAGAGTGTGGAAGAAAACTTGAGCTTATAGCAGATGGACCAGATGAAGATGAGATGTTAGATGCACTTGTCGATCTAATAGAAGTAAAAAAATTTAATGAGGAATAA
- the ispH gene encoding 4-hydroxy-3-methylbut-2-enyl diphosphate reductase, producing MEIIRAKHMGFCFGVSGAIETCHNVIKEEENKNKRIFILGMLVHNQYVVDKLKDEGFLIVEEEEILNQKDDLTENDIVIVRAHGTLKKIYNILNEKRVKVYDATCKFVTHIRETLVEMEKQGYEIIFIGDKNHPEVKGIISFGENIRVYNELEEVEKAEIDSNKKYCVLTQTTLNKKKLEKIKSFLENHYSNVKISDKVCGATQVRQEAVEELAKEVDILLVIGGKNSSNTKKLYDISKTINEKTYLIESEKELEKNWFDGCEKIGITAGASTPEEIVINIENKIRGIN from the coding sequence ATGGAGATAATAAGAGCTAAACATATGGGATTCTGTTTTGGAGTCTCTGGAGCTATTGAAACTTGTCACAATGTAATAAAAGAAGAAGAAAATAAAAATAAAAGAATCTTTATTTTAGGTATGTTGGTACATAATCAATATGTAGTTGATAAGTTAAAAGATGAAGGATTTTTAATAGTAGAAGAGGAAGAAATTCTAAATCAAAAAGATGATTTAACTGAAAATGATATAGTTATTGTAAGAGCACATGGAACTTTAAAAAAAATTTATAACATTTTGAATGAAAAAAGAGTCAAAGTATATGATGCTACTTGTAAATTTGTAACACATATTAGAGAAACTTTGGTAGAGATGGAAAAGCAAGGTTATGAAATTATCTTTATTGGAGATAAAAATCATCCTGAGGTAAAAGGAATTATATCTTTTGGAGAGAATATAAGAGTTTATAATGAGTTAGAAGAAGTTGAAAAAGCTGAAATAGATAGTAATAAAAAGTATTGTGTTCTTACACAAACAACTTTAAACAAAAAAAAATTAGAAAAAATAAAAAGTTTCTTGGAAAATCACTATTCAAATGTTAAGATATCAGATAAGGTGTGTGGAGCAACTCAAGTTCGCCAAGAAGCAGTGGAAGAGTTAGCTAAAGAGGTAGATATACTATTAGTTATTGGTGGAAAAAATAGTTCTAATACTAAAAAGTTATATGATATCTCAAAAACTATAAATGAAAAAACTTATCTAATAGAGAGTGAAAAAGAGTTAGAAAAAAATTGGTTCGATGGCTGTGAAAAAATAGGAATTACAGCTGGAGCCTCAACACCGGAAGAAATAGTAATTAATATAGAAAATAAAATAAGGGGGATCAATTAA
- a CDS encoding 30S ribosomal protein S1, translating to MSNNNEHVDYTEFESWLNEYMPEEDNAKGEKVRVKGILATKERNFSFLDVPGLPTSVRVRTEELENYNEGDEVEVLLVGEDEDFKIGSRRRIDMEDSWKKLEEAFEKKEIITGKIVKRVKGGYMVEAMFHQGFLPNSLSEISMKDGDKVIGEEIKVMIKDIKPDKDKKGKKITFSKKDITLLKESEEFSELKVGDVVEAEITDVLEFGLSLKIQHLRGFVHISEVSWKKLDKLSDQYKKGDMVKAEIISLEPEKKNVKLSIKALTRNPWEVAAEQYAVDSVIEGKVTKILPYGVFVEIADGVEGLVHMSDFTWNKKRVSLNEFVQVGDIVKVKVLEFQPAERKLKLGIKQLSENPWDSAETRFAVGTQLTGKVLEVKPFGLFAEVEPGVDVFIHQSDYNWQGEENKKFAVGDTVEFKVIELNTEDNKIKGSIKALRKSPWEVALENYKVGDTVEKEIKNIMDFGLFVNLSKGIDGFIPAQLASKDFIKNLKDKFTVGQKVKAQITEIDREKQRIKLSIKKIEIEEERRENQELLSKYGTSGEDR from the coding sequence ATGTCTAATAATAATGAACACGTTGATTACACAGAATTTGAATCTTGGCTAAATGAGTATATGCCAGAGGAAGACAATGCTAAAGGAGAAAAAGTAAGAGTAAAAGGAATATTAGCTACAAAAGAAAGAAACTTCTCTTTCCTTGATGTTCCAGGATTACCTACAAGTGTAAGAGTAAGAACTGAAGAGCTAGAAAACTACAATGAAGGAGATGAAGTAGAAGTTCTTTTAGTTGGAGAAGACGAAGATTTCAAAATTGGTTCAAGAAGAAGAATAGATATGGAAGATAGTTGGAAAAAACTAGAAGAAGCTTTCGAAAAGAAAGAGATCATCACAGGAAAAATCGTTAAGAGAGTAAAAGGTGGATATATGGTAGAAGCTATGTTCCATCAAGGATTCCTTCCTAACTCTTTATCAGAAATCTCAATGAAAGATGGAGATAAAGTAATTGGAGAGGAAATCAAAGTAATGATTAAAGATATCAAACCTGATAAAGATAAAAAAGGTAAGAAAATTACTTTCTCTAAAAAAGATATAACTCTATTAAAAGAAAGTGAAGAGTTCTCTGAATTAAAAGTTGGAGATGTTGTAGAAGCTGAAATTACAGATGTTCTTGAATTTGGACTTTCATTAAAAATTCAACATCTAAGAGGATTTGTACATATTTCTGAAGTATCTTGGAAAAAACTAGATAAATTATCTGATCAATACAAAAAAGGAGATATGGTAAAAGCTGAAATTATATCTCTAGAACCAGAAAAGAAAAATGTAAAACTTTCAATAAAAGCTCTAACAAGAAATCCTTGGGAAGTAGCAGCAGAGCAATACGCTGTTGATTCTGTAATTGAAGGAAAAGTAACTAAAATACTTCCTTATGGAGTATTTGTTGAAATAGCTGATGGTGTAGAAGGATTAGTACATATGTCAGACTTTACATGGAATAAGAAAAGAGTTAGCTTAAATGAATTTGTTCAAGTTGGAGATATAGTTAAAGTTAAAGTTCTTGAATTCCAACCAGCTGAAAGAAAATTAAAACTAGGAATTAAACAATTAAGTGAAAATCCTTGGGATTCAGCTGAAACAAGATTTGCAGTAGGAACTCAATTAACAGGAAAAGTTTTAGAAGTAAAACCTTTTGGACTTTTTGCTGAAGTTGAACCTGGTGTAGATGTATTTATTCACCAATCAGACTATAACTGGCAAGGTGAAGAAAATAAGAAATTTGCAGTTGGAGATACAGTAGAATTTAAAGTAATCGAACTTAATACAGAAGATAACAAAATTAAAGGAAGTATAAAAGCTTTAAGAAAAAGTCCTTGGGAAGTAGCTCTAGAAAACTATAAAGTTGGAGATACAGTAGAAAAAGAGATTAAAAATATAATGGACTTTGGATTATTTGTTAATTTAAGTAAAGGAATAGATGGATTCATTCCTGCTCAATTAGCATCTAAAGACTTTATAAAAAATCTTAAAGATAAATTTACAGTAGGACAAAAAGTAAAAGCTCAAATTACTGAAATAGATAGAGAAAAACAAAGAATTAAATTATCTATTAAAAAAATAGAAATTGAAGAAGAGAGAAGAGAAAATCAAGAACTTCTTTCTAAATATGGAACTTCTGGAGAAGATAGATAA
- a CDS encoding DUF445 family protein gives MNQIIIKLFLIVGIGAMIGWITNYIAIKMLFRPYKEMNFLFFKIQGLIPKRRSEIAVSIADTVQKELISLKDITNSLNADELEEKMGAVIDKILEEKLESEITKKFPMLAMFLSDEIINKIKSMIKTSILENKETIINMFTSYLEEKVDFKKIIIENVEAFSLEKLEEITYSLAKKELKHIEVIGAILGGIIGIFQFAISLFV, from the coding sequence ATGAATCAAATTATTATAAAATTATTTCTAATAGTAGGAATTGGAGCAATGATAGGTTGGATAACAAATTACATCGCTATAAAAATGCTTTTTAGACCATATAAAGAGATGAACTTTCTATTTTTTAAGATACAAGGATTAATTCCTAAAAGAAGAAGTGAGATAGCTGTAAGTATAGCAGATACAGTTCAAAAGGAGCTTATCTCTTTGAAAGATATTACAAACTCTTTAAATGCTGATGAGTTAGAAGAGAAGATGGGAGCAGTAATTGATAAGATCTTAGAGGAAAAATTAGAAAGTGAAATAACTAAGAAATTTCCAATGTTAGCTATGTTTCTTAGTGACGAGATTATAAATAAGATAAAATCAATGATAAAAACATCTATTTTAGAAAATAAAGAAACTATAATAAATATGTTTACAAGTTACTTAGAAGAAAAAGTTGATTTTAAAAAGATTATAATTGAGAATGTAGAAGCTTTTTCATTGGAGAAATTAGAGGAGATTACCTACTCTTTAGCTAAAAAAGAGTTAAAGCATATTGAAGTAATAGGAGCGATTTTAGGAGGAATAATTGGAATTTTCCAATTTGCTATAAGTTTATTTGTATAA
- the ruvB gene encoding Holliday junction branch migration DNA helicase RuvB, which yields MDRVVTTLEMENEVEVQKTLRPKCFKEYIGQTSLKEKMAISIEAAKRRGGSIDHILLYGPPGLGKTTLAGVIATEMGANLRITSGPVLERAGDLAAILTSLEENDILFIDEIHRLNNTVEEILYPAMEDRELDIIVGKGPSARSIRIELPNFTLIGATTRAGLLSSPLRDRFGVTHRMEYYTEDEIAEIIIRGGNILGVKVEEEGARELASRSRGTPRIANRLLKRVRDYCEIRGNGVIDRETSLKALEILGIDSAGLDDLDRDIVNAIIDNYGGGPVGIETLSLLLGEDRRTLEEVYEPYLVKIGYLKRTNRGRMVTEKGYQHFKKVKE from the coding sequence GTGGATAGAGTAGTTACAACTTTGGAAATGGAAAATGAAGTAGAGGTACAAAAGACATTAAGACCTAAATGTTTTAAAGAGTACATTGGACAAACTTCTTTAAAAGAGAAAATGGCTATCTCTATTGAAGCTGCAAAAAGAAGAGGGGGATCAATAGATCATATCTTGTTATATGGACCACCAGGGTTGGGAAAAACAACTTTAGCAGGAGTCATAGCCACAGAGATGGGAGCTAATTTGAGAATAACTTCAGGACCTGTATTAGAAAGAGCTGGAGATTTAGCAGCTATCCTTACTTCATTAGAGGAGAATGATATACTTTTTATAGATGAGATACATAGATTAAATAATACAGTAGAGGAGATATTGTATCCAGCTATGGAAGACAGAGAACTTGATATTATAGTTGGAAAAGGACCTTCAGCTCGTTCAATTAGAATAGAGCTACCTAATTTTACATTGATAGGAGCTACAACTAGAGCTGGACTTTTAAGTTCACCTTTGAGAGATAGATTTGGAGTAACTCATAGAATGGAGTATTATACAGAGGATGAGATTGCTGAGATAATTATTAGAGGTGGAAATATCTTAGGAGTAAAGGTTGAAGAAGAGGGAGCAAGGGAACTAGCTAGTAGAAGTAGGGGAACTCCTAGAATAGCCAATCGTCTTTTAAAAAGAGTGAGAGATTATTGTGAAATAAGAGGAAATGGAGTGATAGATAGAGAGACTTCATTGAAAGCTTTGGAGATATTGGGAATAGATTCAGCTGGACTAGATGATTTGGATAGAGATATAGTTAATGCTATTATAGATAACTATGGTGGAGGACCAGTTGGAATAGAAACTCTTTCACTATTATTAGGGGAAGATAGAAGAACTTTAGAAGAGGTTTATGAGCCTTATTTAGTAAAGATAGGATATTTAAAAAGAACAAATAGAGGAAGAATGGTAACTGAAAAGGGATACCAACATTTTAAGAAAGTTAAGGAGTAG
- a CDS encoding Rrf2 family transcriptional regulator: MKISTRVRYGLKALVYIAEKSREDKLVRIKEIADDQNISVQYLEQILFKLKNENIIEGKRGPNGGYRLAKNPEEITLHELYKILDEEEKVIDCNESKENKANCNGQSCGTTCIWNKLDNAMTKILEETTLNDFIKNQDMI, from the coding sequence ATGAAGATAAGTACAAGAGTTAGATATGGATTAAAAGCTTTAGTATATATAGCTGAAAAGAGCAGAGAAGATAAATTAGTGAGAATAAAAGAGATAGCTGATGATCAAAATATATCTGTACAATATTTAGAGCAAATACTTTTTAAATTAAAAAATGAAAATATAATAGAAGGAAAAAGAGGACCTAATGGTGGATATAGATTAGCTAAAAACCCTGAAGAGATAACATTACATGAACTATATAAAATATTAGATGAAGAGGAAAAAGTTATAGACTGTAATGAGAGCAAGGAGAATAAAGCAAACTGTAACGGACAAAGTTGTGGAACTACTTGTATATGGAATAAATTAGATAATGCAATGACTAAAATACTTGAAGAAACAACTTTAAATGATTTTATAAAAAATCAAGATATGATATAG
- a CDS encoding 16S rRNA (uracil(1498)-N(3))-methyltransferase, with the protein MISVIISEENIREKDIIIEDKADVNHLKNVFRVKLGEKVRAVDGEKEYFCNVKEIEKKYIILEIEEVLEDRYSHKIEIDAAVGILKNDKMDLTIQKLTELGINEIIPVAAKRGVVKINEKKDKWDLIVREALKQCQGVKPTKIAEVVKIKDIELEKYDLIIVPYECEEEYTLKNLLNNREVSPKKVLYIIGPEGGFDSEEIEYLKSKGANIVTLGKRILRAETASIVVGGILINEFQ; encoded by the coding sequence ATGATAAGTGTTATAATATCAGAAGAAAATATAAGAGAAAAAGATATTATTATAGAGGATAAAGCTGATGTAAATCATTTAAAGAATGTTTTTAGAGTTAAGCTTGGAGAAAAAGTAAGAGCTGTTGATGGAGAAAAAGAGTATTTCTGTAATGTAAAAGAGATTGAAAAGAAATATATCATATTGGAAATTGAAGAGGTATTAGAGGATAGATACTCTCATAAAATAGAGATTGATGCAGCAGTAGGGATATTAAAAAATGATAAGATGGATCTAACTATACAAAAATTAACTGAATTAGGAATAAATGAGATTATTCCAGTTGCAGCTAAAAGGGGAGTAGTTAAGATCAATGAAAAAAAAGATAAATGGGATCTTATTGTAAGAGAAGCATTAAAACAATGTCAAGGGGTAAAGCCAACAAAAATTGCAGAAGTAGTAAAAATAAAAGATATAGAGCTGGAAAAATATGATTTGATCATTGTTCCTTATGAGTGTGAAGAGGAATATACATTAAAAAATCTTTTAAATAACAGAGAGGTTTCACCTAAAAAGGTATTGTATATAATCGGTCCTGAAGGGGGATTTGATTCAGAGGAGATAGAATATTTAAAATCTAAAGGTGCTAATATTGTAACTTTAGGAAAGAGAATATTGAGAGCAGAAACAGCTTCTATTGTAGTAGGAGGAATATTAATAAATGAGTTTCAATAA
- the mtaB gene encoding tRNA (N(6)-L-threonylcarbamoyladenosine(37)-C(2))-methylthiotransferase MtaB has protein sequence MSFNKKVAFYTLGCKVNQYETESIKNQLIKKGYEEVSFEDKADIYIVNSCTVTSVADRKTRNMLRRAKKINPNGAVIVTGCYAQTNSKELLEMEDIDYVIGNTDKSGIVNFIEDIENRTMEKLKNHNIFLDSEYTEYEFATLREMSRAYVKIQDGCNNFCSYCKIPFARGKSRSRQKDNILKEITKLSQEGFKEIILIGINLGAYGEDLENGGNFEDLLRDILKIDGIERVRIGSVYPDKISDEFIEMFSNPKLMPHLHISLQSCDDSVLKRMKRKYGSSLIEERLTKLRKAVPNMEYTADVIVGFPGETQEMFENSYKLIDKIGFSGLHIFQYSDRENTLASTFQDKIDPKVKKERADELEKLKEIMAERERKKYLDKELKVLVEEEKDGYLYGYSENYLRVKLKGEATSLNHIVSVKINSLKKEMLIGDE, from the coding sequence ATGAGTTTCAATAAAAAAGTTGCTTTTTATACTTTAGGATGTAAGGTAAATCAGTATGAAACAGAGAGTATAAAAAATCAATTGATAAAAAAAGGGTATGAAGAGGTTAGTTTTGAAGATAAAGCAGACATATATATAGTAAATTCATGTACTGTTACAAGTGTAGCAGATAGAAAGACTAGAAATATGTTGAGAAGAGCTAAGAAGATAAATCCTAATGGAGCAGTTATTGTAACAGGGTGCTATGCTCAAACTAACAGTAAAGAACTATTAGAGATGGAAGATATAGATTATGTAATTGGAAATACAGATAAAAGTGGAATAGTTAATTTTATAGAGGATATTGAAAATAGAACTATGGAAAAATTGAAAAACCATAATATTTTCTTAGATTCAGAGTATACAGAATATGAGTTTGCCACTTTAAGAGAGATGTCAAGAGCCTATGTAAAAATTCAAGATGGGTGTAATAACTTTTGTTCATATTGTAAAATTCCTTTTGCAAGAGGAAAAAGTAGATCTAGACAGAAAGATAATATATTAAAAGAGATAACAAAATTATCTCAAGAGGGATTTAAAGAGATAATTCTTATAGGTATAAATTTAGGTGCTTATGGTGAAGATCTAGAAAATGGTGGGAATTTTGAAGATCTATTGAGAGATATATTAAAAATAGATGGAATAGAAAGAGTTAGAATAGGATCAGTATATCCAGATAAAATTTCAGATGAGTTTATTGAGATGTTTTCTAATCCTAAATTAATGCCACATCTTCATATTTCACTTCAATCTTGTGATGATAGTGTTTTAAAGAGAATGAAGAGAAAATATGGAAGCTCTTTAATAGAAGAAAGATTGACAAAATTAAGAAAAGCTGTACCTAATATGGAGTATACAGCAGATGTAATAGTAGGTTTCCCTGGAGAAACTCAAGAGATGTTTGAAAATTCATATAAATTAATAGATAAAATAGGATTTTCAGGTTTACATATTTTCCAATATTCAGATAGAGAAAACACTTTAGCTAGTACTTTTCAAGATAAGATAGATCCAAAAGTAAAAAAAGAGAGAGCAGATGAATTGGAAAAACTAAAAGAGATAATGGCAGAAAGAGAGAGAAAAAAATACCTAGATAAAGAACTAAAAGTATTAGTAGAAGAGGAAAAAGATGGGTATTTATATGGTTATAGTGAAAACTATCTAAGAGTAAAATTAAAAGGAGAAGCTACAAGTTTAAATCATATAGTTAGTGTAAAAATAAATTCTTTAAAAAAGGAGATGCTAATTGGGGATGAGTAA